In Deferribacteraceae bacterium V6Fe1, one genomic interval encodes:
- the fusA gene encoding elongation factor G produces MARKYPLDKQRNIGIMAHIDAGKTTTTERILYYTGVNYKIGEVHDGAATMDWMEQEKERGITITSATTQCFWNNHRINIIDTPGHVDFTIEVERSLKVLDGAVAVFCAVGGVEPQSETVWRQADKYHVPRIAFINKMDRVGADFYNVVEMMRDRLGARPLPIQLPWGAEDSFEGVIDLVKMKAISWKGDQLGAKFEYLDIPAELAEKAEEYRKNLIETVCEADEALMEKYFEGEELTEEEIKAGLRKGTINLMFNPVLCGTAFKNKGVQPLLDAVVDYMPSPLDVPAIKGVNPVTGEEEVRESDDDAPFAALAFKILTDPYMGQLTYFRVYSGHLEAGSYVLNSTKDKKERVGRLLKMHANKREEIKEIYAGDICATVGLKYTTTGDTLCAEDNPVILESMEFPDPVISVAIEPKTKADQEKLSTALNKLAQEDPSFRVKVDEETGQTIISGMGELHLEIIVDRLVREFKVEANVGNPQVAYREAIKKKVNQEGKYIKQSGGRGQYGHVWLEVEPLEAGKGFEFVNKIVGGTIPKEYIPAVEKGVQEACESGVLAGFPVVDVKVTLYDGSYHEVDSSEMAFKIAGSMCFKEAMRKANPVLLEPIMKVEVVVPDEYMGDVMGDLSSRRGRIEGMEARGNAQVVRCNVPLKEMFGYATVLRSLTQGRATYTMIFDHYEEVPTNIAEEIIKSKG; encoded by the coding sequence GTGGCAAGAAAGTATCCACTTGATAAGCAGCGTAATATAGGGATTATGGCCCATATTGATGCTGGTAAGACTACTACTACTGAAAGAATTTTATACTACACAGGTGTAAATTATAAAATTGGTGAAGTTCATGATGGTGCAGCCACAATGGACTGGATGGAGCAGGAGAAAGAAAGAGGGATTACTATTACTTCTGCGACTACACAGTGTTTTTGGAATAATCATAGGATAAACATTATTGACACTCCGGGGCACGTTGACTTTACAATTGAGGTTGAGAGATCGCTTAAGGTATTGGACGGTGCCGTTGCAGTATTTTGTGCTGTTGGCGGTGTTGAGCCTCAGTCTGAGACTGTTTGGCGTCAGGCGGATAAGTATCATGTTCCTCGAATTGCTTTTATAAATAAAATGGATAGAGTTGGTGCTGATTTTTATAATGTTGTTGAAATGATGAGAGATAGGCTTGGTGCCAGACCTCTTCCTATTCAGCTTCCTTGGGGTGCTGAGGATTCCTTTGAGGGTGTAATTGATCTTGTTAAGATGAAAGCAATTTCTTGGAAGGGTGACCAGTTAGGTGCAAAATTTGAATATCTTGATATTCCTGCTGAATTAGCTGAGAAGGCTGAAGAATATAGAAAAAATCTTATTGAAACTGTTTGTGAGGCAGATGAAGCTCTTATGGAAAAATATTTCGAAGGTGAAGAGCTTACTGAAGAGGAGATTAAGGCAGGATTAAGAAAAGGTACTATAAATTTGATGTTTAACCCTGTGCTTTGTGGTACGGCATTTAAAAATAAAGGTGTACAACCGCTACTTGATGCAGTGGTTGATTATATGCCATCACCTCTTGATGTGCCTGCAATAAAAGGTGTCAATCCGGTAACCGGCGAAGAAGAGGTTAGGGAGTCTGATGATGATGCACCATTTGCTGCATTAGCGTTTAAAATTTTGACTGACCCTTATATGGGGCAGTTAACTTACTTTAGGGTGTATTCGGGCCATCTTGAAGCAGGAAGTTATGTTTTAAACTCAACTAAAGATAAAAAAGAAAGAGTTGGTCGTCTGCTTAAGATGCATGCTAATAAAAGGGAAGAGATTAAAGAGATTTATGCGGGTGATATTTGTGCGACAGTAGGTTTAAAATATACTACTACCGGTGATACTTTGTGTGCCGAAGATAACCCCGTAATTCTCGAGTCGATGGAATTCCCTGACCCTGTTATATCTGTTGCTATCGAGCCAAAGACAAAAGCTGACCAGGAAAAACTTTCTACAGCACTTAATAAGTTAGCACAGGAAGACCCATCTTTTAGGGTTAAGGTGGATGAGGAAACAGGTCAGACAATTATTTCTGGTATGGGTGAGCTTCACCTTGAGATTATTGTTGATAGACTTGTAAGAGAGTTTAAAGTAGAGGCGAATGTAGGTAATCCGCAGGTTGCCTACCGTGAAGCGATTAAGAAGAAAGTAAATCAAGAAGGTAAATATATTAAGCAATCAGGTGGTCGTGGTCAGTACGGCCATGTTTGGCTTGAGGTTGAGCCACTTGAAGCTGGGAAAGGTTTTGAGTTTGTCAACAAAATCGTGGGTGGTACTATTCCTAAGGAATATATACCTGCTGTTGAAAAGGGTGTACAAGAAGCGTGTGAAAGCGGTGTGTTAGCCGGTTTCCCTGTTGTTGATGTTAAAGTTACGCTTTATGACGGTTCTTACCACGAAGTTGACTCTTCTGAAATGGCTTTTAAGATTGCCGGTTCGATGTGTTTTAAAGAGGCAATGAGGAAGGCAAATCCTGTGCTTTTGGAGCCTATTATGAAAGTTGAAGTTGTTGTCCCAGATGAGTATATGGGGGACGTTATGGGTGACTTGAGCTCAAGAAGAGGAAGAATTGAAGGTATGGAAGCTCGCGGTAATGCTCAGGTTGTCAGATGTAATGTTCCTTTGAAAGAGATGTTTGGATATGCAACAGTTTTAAGATCTCTTACTCAGGGTAGAGCTACTTATACAATGATATTTGATCATTATGAGGAAGTACCAACAAATATTGCTGAAGAAATAATAAAGAGTAAAGGTTAG
- the tuf gene encoding elongation factor Tu: MAKQKFERKKPHVNVGTIGHVDHGKTTLTAAITSVLAHKGLAEFVDYGNIDKAPEERERGITIATAHVEYESEKRHYAHVDCPGHADYVKNMITGAAQMDGAILVVSAADGPMPQTREHILLARQVGVPYIVVFMNKVDMVDDEELLELVELEIRDLLSTYEFPGDDIPIIKGSALKALENPTDEKWAGAILELVQALDDYVPEPQRDIDKPFLMPIEDVFSISGRGTVVTGRVEKGVVKVGDEVEIVGIKETQKTVVTGVEMFRKILDEGVAGDNVGVLLRGIKKDEVERGQVLAKPGSITPHRRFKCEAYILTKEEGGRHTPFFSGYRPQFYFRTTDVTGVVTLPEGVEMVMPGDNISCEVNLIQPIAMDQGLRFAIREGGRTVGAGVVTEIIE; this comes from the coding sequence ATGGCAAAGCAGAAGTTCGAAAGGAAGAAACCTCACGTTAATGTAGGGACGATAGGTCACGTTGACCATGGTAAGACTACATTGACAGCAGCTATTACCTCAGTTTTGGCACATAAGGGTTTGGCTGAGTTTGTAGATTATGGTAATATTGACAAGGCTCCTGAGGAGCGTGAGAGAGGTATTACTATTGCTACAGCGCATGTTGAGTATGAGAGTGAGAAGCGTCACTATGCACACGTAGACTGTCCTGGTCACGCTGACTATGTAAAGAACATGATTACAGGTGCAGCGCAGATGGACGGAGCTATATTGGTAGTAAGTGCAGCAGATGGTCCTATGCCACAGACAAGAGAGCATATACTTTTGGCACGTCAGGTAGGAGTTCCTTATATTGTAGTATTTATGAACAAGGTAGATATGGTGGATGATGAGGAGCTTTTAGAGCTTGTCGAGCTTGAGATTAGGGACTTATTGAGTACATATGAGTTTCCTGGAGATGATATACCAATTATCAAAGGTAGTGCATTGAAGGCGTTGGAGAATCCAACAGATGAGAAGTGGGCTGGAGCGATTCTTGAGCTTGTTCAGGCATTGGATGATTATGTGCCTGAGCCGCAAAGAGATATTGATAAGCCTTTCTTGATGCCTATAGAGGATGTTTTCAGTATATCAGGTAGAGGAACAGTTGTAACAGGTAGAGTTGAGAAGGGTGTAGTTAAGGTTGGAGATGAAGTAGAGATAGTAGGTATTAAAGAGACTCAGAAGACGGTAGTAACTGGTGTAGAGATGTTCCGTAAGATACTTGATGAAGGTGTAGCAGGGGATAATGTTGGTGTACTTCTTAGAGGAATTAAGAAGGATGAGGTAGAGCGTGGTCAGGTATTGGCTAAGCCTGGTAGCATTACACCACATAGAAGATTTAAGTGTGAGGCATATATATTGACTAAGGAAGAAGGTGGCCGTCATACGCCATTTTTCAGTGGATACAGACCACAGTTTTACTTCAGGACGACAGATGTAACTGGAGTAGTTACATTGCCTGAGGGAGTAGAGATGGTAATGCCTGGAGATAATATAAGCTGTGAAGTTAATTTGATACAGCCGATAGCAATGGATCAGGGATTACGCTTTGCGATTCGTGAAGGTGGTAGAACAGTTGGTGCTGGCGTAGTTACTGAAATAATAGAATAA
- the rpsJ gene encoding 30S ribosomal protein S10, whose protein sequence is MSSQKIRIKLKGYDYKILDKAVRDIVNTAKRTGAKVIGPIPLPTRIEKFTIIKSPHVDKDGREQFEIRTHKRLVDIFEHNPQTIDALMKLELSAGVDVEIKL, encoded by the coding sequence ATGAGCAGCCAGAAAATTCGCATTAAGCTCAAAGGCTATGATTATAAAATATTGGATAAAGCCGTAAGAGATATAGTTAATACAGCAAAAAGGACCGGTGCAAAAGTCATCGGTCCTATCCCCCTTCCTACAAGGATTGAGAAATTTACAATAATTAAATCTCCCCATGTAGATAAGGATGGTAGGGAACAGTTTGAGATTAGAACACACAAAAGATTAGTGGATATTTTTGAACACAATCCGCAGACGATAGATGCACTAATGAAACTTGAGTTGTCTGCAGGTGTGGATGTAGAAATAAAATTATAA
- the rplC gene encoding 50S ribosomal protein L3, whose product MFKGIIGKKVGMTQIFMSDGTVIPVTVVEAGPCVVVQKKTVETDGYNALQLGFGKILKAKKVNKPMAGHFKKNNLEFFKFLKEFRTDNVGEFEVGQEIKVDIFTEGELVDVQGVSIGKGFQGVIKRHGFAGGPASHGSDFHRAPGSIGMCEFPGETLKGKKMPGRMGNKTVTTQGLKIAKVMADKNVLLIKGSVPGHKNGIIYIKKSTKSNN is encoded by the coding sequence ATGTTTAAAGGGATAATTGGAAAAAAGGTTGGAATGACCCAGATATTTATGTCCGATGGGACTGTAATCCCGGTTACAGTAGTTGAGGCAGGCCCTTGTGTAGTGGTTCAGAAAAAAACAGTTGAGACTGACGGCTATAATGCTTTGCAACTTGGTTTTGGCAAAATATTAAAGGCTAAAAAAGTCAATAAGCCTATGGCTGGCCATTTTAAGAAAAATAACCTTGAGTTCTTTAAATTTTTAAAAGAATTCAGAACAGACAATGTCGGAGAATTTGAAGTTGGCCAGGAGATAAAAGTAGATATTTTTACTGAAGGTGAACTTGTTGATGTACAGGGTGTAAGTATTGGTAAAGGATTTCAGGGCGTTATAAAAAGACACGGCTTTGCCGGAGGTCCTGCTTCTCACGGTTCTGATTTCCACAGAGCACCTGGTTCAATTGGTATGTGTGAGTTTCCGGGCGAGACCCTTAAGGGCAAAAAGATGCCTGGAAGAATGGGCAATAAAACTGTTACTACACAAGGATTAAAGATTGCCAAAGTAATGGCAGATAAAAACGTGCTGCTTATTAAAGGATCTGTACCAGGACATAAGAATGGTATTATCTATATAAAGAAAAGCACAAAATCTAATAATTAA
- the rplD gene encoding 50S ribosomal protein L4 yields the protein MALVELKNLKNEKVGEIEINDAIISYPVKPWLMHEVVVKQLADKRAGTHATKNRAKITGGGRKPWKQKGTGRARAGSIRSPLWRGGATIFGPQPRDYSISMPKKKMRNALKSAFRAKIEDGSIEFLESLVVETGKTKEAAQVLKNFGADRRVLLVFDELEDSSIRAFRNIPKVKLLHLDGINVYDLINADKIFILQSCLPKLTEVLSK from the coding sequence ATGGCTCTTGTAGAATTGAAAAACCTAAAGAATGAGAAGGTTGGAGAGATTGAAATTAATGATGCTATAATCTCTTACCCTGTAAAGCCTTGGCTTATGCATGAAGTAGTTGTAAAGCAACTTGCTGACAAAAGAGCAGGTACTCATGCGACAAAAAATAGAGCTAAAATTACAGGTGGTGGAAGAAAACCTTGGAAGCAGAAAGGTACTGGTAGGGCTCGTGCTGGTTCGATAAGATCCCCTTTATGGAGAGGTGGTGCGACTATTTTTGGTCCACAACCAAGAGATTATTCGATCAGTATGCCTAAGAAAAAGATGAGAAATGCATTAAAATCAGCTTTCAGGGCAAAGATTGAGGATGGTAGTATTGAATTTTTGGAATCTTTGGTTGTGGAAACAGGTAAAACCAAAGAAGCAGCACAAGTATTAAAAAATTTTGGTGCAGACAGAAGAGTCCTTTTAGTATTTGATGAATTGGAAGATTCATCAATTAGAGCTTTTAGGAATATTCCTAAAGTAAAACTTTTACATCTTGATGGAATTAATGTTTATGATCTTATTAATGCAGACAAAATATTTATCCTCCAGAGCTGCTTGCCAAAATTAACGGAGGTATTGTCCAAATGA
- the rplW gene encoding 50S ribosomal protein L23: protein MTIYDVIKKPLITEKAIDLKEKLNHVVFAVDKRANKHLIKTAVEKLFDVKVKEVRTMNFKGKTKRFGLVVGKRNDWKKAIVVLENDQKLEFV from the coding sequence ATAACTATTTATGATGTTATAAAAAAACCACTAATAACTGAAAAAGCTATCGATCTTAAGGAAAAGCTTAATCATGTTGTGTTTGCAGTTGATAAAAGAGCTAATAAGCATCTTATTAAAACTGCTGTAGAAAAACTTTTTGATGTTAAAGTGAAAGAAGTAAGAACTATGAACTTTAAAGGTAAAACAAAAAGATTTGGTTTGGTAGTTGGAAAACGTAACGACTGGAAAAAAGCTATAGTCGTTCTTGAAAATGACCAGAAACTTGAGTTTGTTTAG
- the rplB gene encoding 50S ribosomal protein L2: MGIKSYKPTSAGVRFRTGDDYKDVTTDKPFKPLTTSLKKKSGRNNYGRITVRHQGGGHKKLYRIIDFKRDKENIPAKVRTIEYDPNRSARIALLAYADGEYRYIIAPIGLKVGDTVLAGSEADIKPGNSLQLKDIPVGTIVHNVEMRPGKGGQLARSAGTYSQLLSKEGTYCHLRLPSGEIRLVLAECKATIGQVSNPEHENIKIGKAGRARWLGIRPTVRGVAMNPIDHPHGGGEGRTSGGRHPVSPWGMPTKGYKTRKKNKPSNKYIVTKRK, translated from the coding sequence ATGGGTATAAAGAGCTATAAACCAACTTCAGCTGGTGTTAGGTTTAGAACAGGTGACGACTATAAAGATGTTACCACAGATAAACCTTTTAAACCGCTAACTACCAGCCTAAAGAAGAAGAGCGGTAGAAATAATTATGGTAGAATTACTGTCAGACACCAAGGTGGCGGGCATAAAAAACTCTACAGGATTATAGATTTTAAAAGGGATAAAGAAAATATCCCAGCTAAAGTCAGAACAATAGAATATGATCCAAACAGAAGTGCAAGAATTGCTCTTTTGGCTTATGCAGATGGCGAGTATAGATACATTATCGCACCTATCGGACTAAAAGTCGGCGATACTGTATTGGCAGGTTCTGAAGCTGATATTAAACCTGGCAACTCATTGCAATTAAAAGATATCCCTGTTGGTACTATTGTTCACAATGTTGAAATGAGACCTGGAAAAGGTGGACAATTGGCGAGATCAGCAGGAACTTACTCTCAGCTTCTTTCAAAAGAAGGGACTTATTGCCACTTAAGGCTACCATCTGGAGAAATCAGACTTGTACTTGCTGAGTGCAAAGCTACTATTGGACAGGTAAGTAATCCTGAGCATGAAAATATCAAAATAGGTAAGGCAGGTCGGGCACGCTGGTTAGGTATTAGACCTACTGTAAGAGGGGTTGCAATGAACCCAATTGATCACCCACATGGTGGTGGTGAAGGTAGGACAAGTGGTGGTAGACATCCTGTTTCTCCATGGGGTATGCCAACCAAAGGTTACAAAACCAGAAAGAAGAATAAGCCTTCTAATAAATATATCGTTACAAAGCGTAAGTAA
- the rpsS gene encoding 30S ribosomal protein S19, whose product MPRSLKKGPFIDDHLQKKVDKAVETGDKKVIKTWSRRSTVTPQMVGLTFAVHNGHKFIPVYVTENMVGHKLGEFALTRTFKGHKKDDKKVKGR is encoded by the coding sequence GTGCCTAGATCGCTAAAAAAAGGACCTTTTATAGATGACCATCTGCAAAAGAAGGTTGATAAAGCAGTTGAAACAGGTGATAAAAAGGTTATAAAAACTTGGTCACGTAGAAGTACTGTAACACCTCAAATGGTAGGACTTACTTTTGCAGTGCATAACGGACATAAATTTATACCGGTTTATGTAACAGAAAACATGGTTGGACATAAACTTGGGGAATTTGCCCTTACCAGGACATTTAAAGGGCATAAAAAAGACGATAAGAAAGTAAAAGGTAGGTAG
- the rplV gene encoding 50S ribosomal protein L22, which translates to MIATAIGKYMRVSPRKARPVADLVRGKNVEEAMNILKFSPKKASKMIAAVIKSAIANAEENQNYRDISKLKVSEIKIDNGPFLKRYTPRAYGRATPIKKRTSHITVVLAE; encoded by the coding sequence ATGATTGCTACAGCAATAGGAAAATATATGAGAGTTTCTCCGCGAAAAGCTAGGCCTGTTGCTGATTTAGTCAGAGGCAAAAATGTTGAAGAGGCTATGAATATTTTGAAGTTTTCTCCAAAAAAGGCTTCTAAGATGATTGCAGCTGTAATTAAGTCAGCCATAGCAAATGCGGAAGAAAACCAAAACTACAGAGACATAAGCAAGCTTAAGGTATCTGAAATTAAGATTGATAATGGACCTTTCTTGAAAAGATACACGCCTCGTGCATATGGGAGAGCTACCCCAATTAAAAAAAGAACCAGCCATATTACTGTGGTTTTAGCTGAATAG
- the rpsC gene encoding 30S ribosomal protein S3 produces MGQKVHPTGVRLGINKYWKSVWFANKKEYAANLMEDLKIRKYLKDKLKLAGISEINIERMGSKIKITLNTSRPGIVIGKKGAEIEKLKGELKKLTKADVHLGIKEVKKPEIDAQLIAENIALQLERRVAFRRAMKKAVLQAIKSGAQGIKIAVAGRLAGADMARTEWYIKGRVPLQTLRADIDYGFAEALTTYGLTGIKVWVFKGEIIEDKNKNLEVE; encoded by the coding sequence GTGGGTCAGAAAGTACATCCTACCGGGGTAAGGTTAGGAATAAATAAATATTGGAAATCAGTTTGGTTTGCGAATAAGAAAGAGTATGCTGCTAACTTGATGGAAGACCTCAAAATCAGAAAATATTTAAAAGATAAACTAAAATTGGCTGGTATATCTGAAATTAATATTGAGAGAATGGGGTCCAAAATTAAAATCACTTTGAATACAAGCAGACCAGGGATAGTGATTGGTAAGAAAGGTGCAGAGATTGAAAAGTTGAAAGGTGAGCTTAAAAAGCTTACTAAAGCAGATGTGCACCTTGGTATTAAAGAGGTTAAGAAACCTGAAATAGATGCTCAGTTAATTGCAGAAAATATAGCATTACAGCTTGAGAGAAGGGTGGCTTTCAGAAGAGCTATGAAAAAAGCTGTTTTACAAGCTATCAAATCAGGTGCACAGGGGATTAAGATAGCTGTTGCGGGAAGATTGGCTGGTGCTGATATGGCAAGGACTGAGTGGTATATTAAAGGTAGAGTACCTCTTCAGACTCTTAGAGCTGACATAGATTACGGCTTTGCTGAAGCCCTTACTACCTATGGCTTGACAGGTATAAAAGTATGGGTATTTAAAGGCGAGATTATCGAAGATAAGAATAAAAATTTAGAGGTAGAATAA
- the rplP gene encoding 50S ribosomal protein L16, whose product MLMPSRMKYRKQFKGRIKGKATKGNTLAFGEYGIVALEHGKITSRQIEAARIAINRYLKRGGKVYIRIFPHKPITAKPAETRQGKGKGAVEFYVAPVKMGTILYEVKGVSEELAREAIRLAIHKLPIKCKFVKKEDTLVEEQ is encoded by the coding sequence ATGTTAATGCCATCTAGAATGAAATATAGAAAGCAGTTCAAGGGCAGAATTAAAGGGAAGGCCACCAAAGGGAATACTCTTGCTTTTGGTGAATACGGAATTGTTGCTCTTGAGCATGGCAAGATAACAAGTAGGCAGATAGAAGCAGCCAGGATTGCTATTAACAGATACCTTAAAAGGGGCGGTAAGGTATATATCAGGATTTTCCCTCATAAGCCTATTACTGCAAAACCTGCTGAAACTCGTCAGGGTAAAGGTAAGGGTGCTGTTGAGTTTTATGTAGCTCCTGTAAAAATGGGAACAATTCTTTACGAAGTGAAGGGTGTAAGTGAGGAATTGGCAAGGGAAGCTATCAGGCTTGCAATCCACAAACTGCCTATTAAGTGTAAGTTTGTAAAAAAAGAAGACACCTTGGTTGAGGAGCAATAG
- the rpmC gene encoding 50S ribosomal protein L29 produces MKAAELRNMSVEELNAKHGELKENLFRLKFKMTTGDLEDVSQINKTKKDIARILTIINEKRAEG; encoded by the coding sequence ATGAAAGCTGCAGAACTTAGAAATATGTCGGTTGAAGAACTTAATGCCAAACACGGCGAGCTAAAAGAAAACCTTTTCAGGCTAAAGTTCAAGATGACAACAGGTGATTTGGAAGACGTTTCACAAATTAATAAGACTAAGAAGGATATAGCAAGGATCCTCACAATAATTAATGAAAAACGTGCAGAGGGATAA
- the rpsQ gene encoding 30S ribosomal protein S17, with translation MERNYRKVRRGVVVSNKMDKTVVVKVETLKLHKKYHKFIKRSKKFMAHDEANELRPGDVVEIMETRPLSKHKRWRVVKLIERPVGDAGN, from the coding sequence ATGGAAAGAAACTATCGCAAAGTTAGGCGCGGTGTTGTTGTTAGCAACAAAATGGACAAAACTGTTGTTGTTAAAGTTGAAACGCTTAAATTACATAAAAAGTATCACAAATTCATCAAGCGCAGTAAAAAATTTATGGCTCATGATGAGGCAAATGAGCTGAGGCCGGGAGATGTGGTTGAGATTATGGAAACTAGGCCTCTTAGTAAGCATAAGCGCTGGAGAGTGGTTAAATTAATTGAGCGTCCAGTTGGCGATGCAGGAAATTAA
- the rplN gene encoding 50S ribosomal protein L14: protein MIQIQSRLKVADNSGAKEIMCIKVLGGSKKKYGSIGDVIVASVKSAIPDSNIKKGAVVKAVIVRTKKEKRRADGTYIKFDDNAAVILNKNLEPVGTRVFGPVARDLRAKGFLKIVSMAPEVL, encoded by the coding sequence ATGATTCAGATTCAAAGTAGATTGAAAGTTGCGGATAACTCCGGTGCAAAAGAGATTATGTGTATAAAAGTGCTGGGTGGCTCTAAGAAAAAGTATGGCTCAATTGGTGATGTGATCGTTGCCAGTGTTAAGTCAGCTATCCCTGACAGTAATATTAAGAAAGGTGCTGTAGTAAAAGCTGTGATTGTGAGAACTAAAAAAGAAAAGCGTCGTGCTGATGGAACTTATATAAAGTTTGATGATAATGCTGCTGTAATTTTAAATAAAAACCTTGAACCTGTTGGAACAAGGGTGTTTGGACCAGTAGCCAGAGATCTTAGAGCGAAAGGCTTTTTGAAAATAGTCTCCATGGCACCCGAAGTTCTTTAG
- a CDS encoding 50S ribosomal protein L24 yields MLRKYKLKKDDPIIVISGKEKGKTSKVLKIDRTKEKVFAEGLNIVKRHVKPNQLNPEGGIVEKEMPIHISNVMYYCKKCDKGVRLGYKVLESGNKQRFCKSCGEIIDKD; encoded by the coding sequence ATGCTTAGAAAATATAAGCTTAAAAAAGATGACCCAATTATTGTTATTAGTGGGAAAGAGAAAGGCAAGACATCCAAGGTTCTTAAAATTGATAGAACAAAGGAGAAAGTTTTTGCTGAAGGTTTAAATATAGTGAAAAGGCATGTTAAACCTAATCAACTTAATCCTGAAGGCGGAATAGTTGAGAAAGAGATGCCAATACATATTTCAAACGTAATGTACTATTGTAAAAAGTGTGACAAAGGTGTAAGGCTTGGTTACAAGGTCTTGGAATCAGGTAACAAACAAAGATTCTGCAAGTCATGCGGAGAAATAATTGATAAAGATTAA
- the rplE gene encoding 50S ribosomal protein L5 produces the protein MSVLNEKYQKEVVPYLMEKFKYKNIMEVPKIEKVVLNMGVGEATSNSKVLEFALRDMELIAGQKPVVTKAKKSIAGFKLREGMPIGCKVTLRKERCYEFLNRLFNIALARVRDFAGVNPNSFDGRGNYAFGIKEQIVFPEIDYDKIDKIRGFDVIITTTAKTDEEARELLKALGMPFANN, from the coding sequence ATGTCAGTATTGAATGAAAAATATCAAAAAGAAGTTGTTCCTTACTTAATGGAAAAATTCAAGTATAAGAACATAATGGAAGTACCTAAAATTGAGAAAGTTGTTCTTAATATGGGAGTTGGTGAAGCTACAAGTAACTCCAAAGTTCTTGAATTTGCATTGAGGGATATGGAACTTATTGCCGGACAAAAACCGGTAGTGACCAAAGCAAAAAAGTCCATAGCTGGTTTTAAACTTAGAGAAGGTATGCCTATAGGTTGTAAGGTAACCCTTAGGAAAGAAAGATGCTATGAGTTTTTAAACAGATTGTTTAATATTGCTCTTGCCAGGGTAAGAGACTTTGCCGGAGTAAACCCTAATTCTTTCGACGGCAGAGGGAATTATGCTTTTGGTATTAAAGAGCAGATTGTTTTCCCAGAAATCGATTATGATAAGATTGATAAAATCAGAGGTTTTGATGTTATCATTACGACTACTGCTAAGACTGATGAGGAAGCAAGAGAGCTATTAAAGGCTTTGGGAATGCCTTTTGCTAACAATTAG
- a CDS encoding type Z 30S ribosomal protein S14, whose protein sequence is MATTAKNNHALKEKKFKVREYNRCPICGRPRSFIRRFNMCRLCFRKLAHEGMIPGLRKSSW, encoded by the coding sequence GTGGCTACTACTGCAAAGAATAATCACGCTTTGAAAGAAAAGAAATTTAAAGTTAGAGAATATAATAGGTGTCCAATCTGCGGAAGACCGAGATCTTTTATAAGAAGATTTAATATGTGCAGATTGTGCTTTAGAAAATTAGCCCATGAAGGGATGATTCCTGGGCTTAGAAAATCCAGCTGGTAA
- the rpsH gene encoding 30S ribosomal protein S8: MVMTDPIADMLSRIRNAVQVNFQEVLVPYSKMKEGIAAILKDQGYIKNYRVVEDGTKKNIVIYLKYTDTGESVIRGLKKISKPGRRVYTKSKNLDTVLGGLGTGIVSTSKGLLTVKQCLIEKVGGEYICQVW, from the coding sequence ATGGTAATGACTGATCCTATCGCAGATATGCTCAGCAGAATCAGGAATGCTGTGCAGGTTAATTTTCAAGAAGTATTGGTCCCATATTCAAAAATGAAAGAAGGGATTGCTGCTATTTTGAAAGACCAAGGTTATATTAAGAATTACAGAGTTGTTGAAGACGGCACAAAAAAGAATATCGTTATTTACTTGAAGTATACCGATACAGGTGAATCTGTAATCAGAGGACTTAAAAAGATCAGTAAACCTGGTAGAAGAGTGTATACTAAGTCAAAAAATCTTGACACAGTTTTGGGCGGACTTGGAACTGGAATAGTTTCTACATCTAAGGGGCTTTTAACTGTTAAGCAATGCCTAATCGAAAAGGTCGGCGGCGAATATATTTGTCAAGTATGGTAA